In the Malaya genurostris strain Urasoe2022 chromosome 1, Malgen_1.1, whole genome shotgun sequence genome, one interval contains:
- the LOC131425527 gene encoding dnaJ homolog subfamily C member 16 isoform X1, protein MKIPLVLKFCPERKGFVKRCENTNSSNLLRGGLFLLLVLVVVVQAATGGADPYKILGLERHATLQDIRRAYKQLAKEWHPDKSDHPEAETKFVEIKQAYELLSDTERRRAYDLHGITNEDAYLYKERPDYSNYGRFPDPFEQFFGHNFNFHDQDISLFHKLSITSKYYETNIVPKSHHTPQILMFYSDWCFSCMKAANSFKKMIDTLEPFGVTFATINAGHENQLVRKVGVHSLPCVIMVLDGHNYVYKESVYNTQRVVEFIRQKLPYKLLPAVDDGSIDTFLKGWADNRVRALVMEPRVQPRLRYLITAFHFRERVAFGFVQLNSEKTKQIQERYKVHPSLDTLLIFNEDSSRPVASISMSDIPTPTLNNIISVNQYLALPRLSSQAMLEGVCPAEWNRPRKRLCVVLVTENTATHDEARQAMRRIALASSYSPERVRFAYIYQEKQTEFISALAQHGKLQETILRVVIIWRRDTKHIKYEWIHEATLQETVDKSVENETNEIHFNNTKQKLDSAIQRLLRSSEALSYEAEVKDLLDEHAQGLVIRILNKVLLAFEYMTDNLGQEHILPALSVLGTVAFILAAGYLMSYLVRIEEENIQKKQNASSDTKNGKLTNYVPELRLHELRAEKYNGLVRLLKPGCRTIVLLTDLQSRNKLIPAFHKAVWPYRNIDSDSRNKTLMFAHMLIEKGIGWYAELLRLSLSESREMKINPRNCVGTVIALNGHRKYFCMYHAKHPESNRGAKRMMKMTRQLSSLPTDPEAGAFLGMESSDSECSTSDVSEPKILLEENLLDGLPNWLDRLFEGTTHRYYINYWPDFTSK, encoded by the exons ATGAAAATTCCATTAGTGTTAAAATTTTGCCCTGAAAGGAAGGGATTTGTCAAAAGATGCGAAAACACCAACAGCAGCAATCTTCTGCGAGGCGGACTGTTTCTGTTGCTTGTGCTAGTGGTCGTGGTCCAGGCGGCAACCGGTGGTGCTGATCCGTATAAAATTCTAGGATTGGAGAGACATGCTACCCTGCAGGACATACGGAGGGCTTACAAACAGCTAGCAAAGGAATG gcaTCCGGACAAATCTGATCATCCAGAGGCCGAGACTAAATTCGTTGAGATTAAGCAAGCCTATGAATTGCTGTCGGATACAGAGCGCCGAAGAGCATATGACCTTCATGGAATAACCAATGAAGATGCCTATCTGTACAAGGAACGACCGGACTACAGCAACTACGGTCGCTTTCCGGATcctttcgagcaatttttcggACATAATTTTAATTTCCACGATCAAGACATTAGTCTTTTTCACAAGTTGTCAATAACGTCGAAATACTACGAAACTAATATCGTCCCGAAGAGTCATCACACGCCACagattttgatgttttattcGGATTGGTGCTTCTCTTGTATGAAGGCCGCCAATTCATTCAAAAAAATGATCGATACACTGGAACCATTCGGGGTGACGTTTGCCACAATAAACGCTGGTCACGAGAATCAACTGGTGAGAAAAGTTGGCGTTCATTCGTTGCCATGCGTGATAATGGTTTTGGATGGACACAATTACGTGTACAAAGAAAGTGTATACAACACTCAACGAGTAGTGGAATTCATTAGACAGAAGCTTCCTTACAAACTGCTTCCAGCAGTTGACGACGGATCGATAGACacctttctgaaaggttgggccGATAACCGAGTCCGTGCACTGGTCATGGAACCGAGAGTACAACCGAGGCTGCGTTATCTTATTACTGCGTTTCATTTTCGGGAACGTGTGGCATTTGGATTCGTCCAATTGAACTCGGAAAAGACGAAACAGATTCAAGAGCGTTACAAAGTTCATCCCTCACTTGACACGCTGCTCATATTCAACGAGGACTCGAGCCGCCCGGTCGCTTCTATCTCGATGTCAGACATTCCAACACCAACATTGAACAATATCATCTCAGTCAATCAGTATTTAGCACTACCGCGGTTGTCCTCTCAGGCGATGTTGGAAGGAGTTTGTCCGGCGGAATGGAATCGCCCACGGAAACGGCTATGTGTGGTTCTGGTCACCGAAAACACTGCCACCCATGATGAGGCCCGACAGGCGATGCGTCGGATAGCTCTGGCGTCCAGTTACAGTCCGGAGCGGGTTAGATTCGCCTATATCTATCAGGAAAAGCAAACCGAATTCATCAGTGCTTTGGCACAGCACGGAAAGCTGCAGGAAACCATTCTAAGAGTGGTGATCATCTGGCGACGAGATACCAAACACATCAAGTACGAGTGGATTCACGAGGCGACACTGCAGGAGACAGTGGATAAGAGCGTCGAAAACGAAACAAACGAGATTCATTTCAACAACACTAAGCAAAAATTGGACAGTGCGATTCAACGGTTGCTGCGGTCATCGGAAGCATTGAGCTACGAGGCTGAGGTGAAA GATCTGCTGGACGAACACGCCCAAGGATTGGTTATCCGCATACTGAATAAAGTACTACTGGCATTTGAGTACATGACGGATAATTTGGGCCAGGAACACATTCTGCCGGCACTTTCTGTCCTGGGAACGGTTGCATTCATTTTGGCAGCAGGTTATCTAATGTCCTATTTAGTACGTATAGAGGAGGAAAATATCCAGAAGAAACAGAACGCCAGTTCTGATACTAAAAATG GTAAATTGACGAACTATGTTCCGGAACTGCGTCTTCACGAGCTGCGAGCGGAGAAATACAACGGCTTGGTGCGTTTGCTGAAACCCGGCTGTCGAACCATTGTCCTGCTGACGGATCTGCAGTCTCGCAACAAACTGATTCCAGCTTTTCATAAAGCCGTCTGGCCGTACCGAAA TATcgattccgattctagaaataaaACGCTCATGTTTGCCCACATGCTGATCGAGAAGGGCATCGGATGGTATGCGGAGTTGTTGCGCCTTTCCCTGTCGGAGTCCCGCGAGATGAAGATCAATCCACGGAACTGCGTCGGGACGGTGATTGCGCTGAATGGCCATCGGAAGTATTTCTGCATGTACCATGCAAAGCATCCGGAGTCGAATCGTGGTGCAAAG CGCATGATGAAAATGACCAGGCAGCTAAGCTCGCTGCCAACCGATCCGGAAGCCGGTGCCTTCCTCGGAATGGAAAGTTCCGACTCAGAGTGCAGCACCTCCGATGTGTCGGAGCCGAAAATTCTGCTGGAAGAAAATTTGCTCGATGGGCTGCCAAACTGGTTAGATCGGTTGTTCGAAGGTACCACCCATCGGTACTACATCAACTACTGGCCCGACTTCACCTCGAAGTGA
- the LOC131425527 gene encoding dnaJ homolog subfamily C member 16 isoform X2: protein MKIPLVLKFCPERKGFVKRCENTNSSNLLRGGLFLLLVLVVVVQAATGGADPYKILGLERHATLQDIRRAYKQLAKEWHPDKSDHPEAETKFVEIKQAYELLSDTERRRAYDLHGITNEDAYLYKERPDYSNYGRFPDPFEQFFGHNFNFHDQDISLFHKLSITSKYYETNIVPKSHHTPQILMFYSDWCFSCMKAANSFKKMIDTLEPFGVTFATINAGHENQLVRKVGVHSLPCVIMVLDGHNYVYKESVYNTQRVVEFIRQKLPYKLLPAVDDGSIDTFLKGWADNRVRALVMEPRVQPRLRYLITAFHFRERVAFGFVQLNSEKTKQIQERYKVHPSLDTLLIFNEDSSRPVASISMSDIPTPTLNNIISVNQYLALPRLSSQAMLEGVCPAEWNRPRKRLCVVLVTENTATHDEARQAMRRIALASSYSPERVRFAYIYQEKQTEFISALAQHGKLQETILRVVIIWRRDTKHIKYEWIHEATLQETVDKSVENETNEIHFNNTKQKLDSAIQRLLRSSEALSYEAEVKDLLDEHAQGLVIRILNKVLLAFEYMTDNLGQEHILPALSVLGTVAFILAAGYLMSYLVRIEEENIQKKQNASSDTKNGKLTNYVPELRLHELRAEKYNGLVRLLKPGCRTIVLLTDLQSRNKLIPAFHKAVWPYRKNKTLMFAHMLIEKGIGWYAELLRLSLSESREMKINPRNCVGTVIALNGHRKYFCMYHAKHPESNRGAKRMMKMTRQLSSLPTDPEAGAFLGMESSDSECSTSDVSEPKILLEENLLDGLPNWLDRLFEGTTHRYYINYWPDFTSK, encoded by the exons ATGAAAATTCCATTAGTGTTAAAATTTTGCCCTGAAAGGAAGGGATTTGTCAAAAGATGCGAAAACACCAACAGCAGCAATCTTCTGCGAGGCGGACTGTTTCTGTTGCTTGTGCTAGTGGTCGTGGTCCAGGCGGCAACCGGTGGTGCTGATCCGTATAAAATTCTAGGATTGGAGAGACATGCTACCCTGCAGGACATACGGAGGGCTTACAAACAGCTAGCAAAGGAATG gcaTCCGGACAAATCTGATCATCCAGAGGCCGAGACTAAATTCGTTGAGATTAAGCAAGCCTATGAATTGCTGTCGGATACAGAGCGCCGAAGAGCATATGACCTTCATGGAATAACCAATGAAGATGCCTATCTGTACAAGGAACGACCGGACTACAGCAACTACGGTCGCTTTCCGGATcctttcgagcaatttttcggACATAATTTTAATTTCCACGATCAAGACATTAGTCTTTTTCACAAGTTGTCAATAACGTCGAAATACTACGAAACTAATATCGTCCCGAAGAGTCATCACACGCCACagattttgatgttttattcGGATTGGTGCTTCTCTTGTATGAAGGCCGCCAATTCATTCAAAAAAATGATCGATACACTGGAACCATTCGGGGTGACGTTTGCCACAATAAACGCTGGTCACGAGAATCAACTGGTGAGAAAAGTTGGCGTTCATTCGTTGCCATGCGTGATAATGGTTTTGGATGGACACAATTACGTGTACAAAGAAAGTGTATACAACACTCAACGAGTAGTGGAATTCATTAGACAGAAGCTTCCTTACAAACTGCTTCCAGCAGTTGACGACGGATCGATAGACacctttctgaaaggttgggccGATAACCGAGTCCGTGCACTGGTCATGGAACCGAGAGTACAACCGAGGCTGCGTTATCTTATTACTGCGTTTCATTTTCGGGAACGTGTGGCATTTGGATTCGTCCAATTGAACTCGGAAAAGACGAAACAGATTCAAGAGCGTTACAAAGTTCATCCCTCACTTGACACGCTGCTCATATTCAACGAGGACTCGAGCCGCCCGGTCGCTTCTATCTCGATGTCAGACATTCCAACACCAACATTGAACAATATCATCTCAGTCAATCAGTATTTAGCACTACCGCGGTTGTCCTCTCAGGCGATGTTGGAAGGAGTTTGTCCGGCGGAATGGAATCGCCCACGGAAACGGCTATGTGTGGTTCTGGTCACCGAAAACACTGCCACCCATGATGAGGCCCGACAGGCGATGCGTCGGATAGCTCTGGCGTCCAGTTACAGTCCGGAGCGGGTTAGATTCGCCTATATCTATCAGGAAAAGCAAACCGAATTCATCAGTGCTTTGGCACAGCACGGAAAGCTGCAGGAAACCATTCTAAGAGTGGTGATCATCTGGCGACGAGATACCAAACACATCAAGTACGAGTGGATTCACGAGGCGACACTGCAGGAGACAGTGGATAAGAGCGTCGAAAACGAAACAAACGAGATTCATTTCAACAACACTAAGCAAAAATTGGACAGTGCGATTCAACGGTTGCTGCGGTCATCGGAAGCATTGAGCTACGAGGCTGAGGTGAAA GATCTGCTGGACGAACACGCCCAAGGATTGGTTATCCGCATACTGAATAAAGTACTACTGGCATTTGAGTACATGACGGATAATTTGGGCCAGGAACACATTCTGCCGGCACTTTCTGTCCTGGGAACGGTTGCATTCATTTTGGCAGCAGGTTATCTAATGTCCTATTTAGTACGTATAGAGGAGGAAAATATCCAGAAGAAACAGAACGCCAGTTCTGATACTAAAAATG GTAAATTGACGAACTATGTTCCGGAACTGCGTCTTCACGAGCTGCGAGCGGAGAAATACAACGGCTTGGTGCGTTTGCTGAAACCCGGCTGTCGAACCATTGTCCTGCTGACGGATCTGCAGTCTCGCAACAAACTGATTCCAGCTTTTCATAAAGCCGTCTGGCCGTACCGAAA aaataaaACGCTCATGTTTGCCCACATGCTGATCGAGAAGGGCATCGGATGGTATGCGGAGTTGTTGCGCCTTTCCCTGTCGGAGTCCCGCGAGATGAAGATCAATCCACGGAACTGCGTCGGGACGGTGATTGCGCTGAATGGCCATCGGAAGTATTTCTGCATGTACCATGCAAAGCATCCGGAGTCGAATCGTGGTGCAAAG CGCATGATGAAAATGACCAGGCAGCTAAGCTCGCTGCCAACCGATCCGGAAGCCGGTGCCTTCCTCGGAATGGAAAGTTCCGACTCAGAGTGCAGCACCTCCGATGTGTCGGAGCCGAAAATTCTGCTGGAAGAAAATTTGCTCGATGGGCTGCCAAACTGGTTAGATCGGTTGTTCGAAGGTACCACCCATCGGTACTACATCAACTACTGGCCCGACTTCACCTCGAAGTGA
- the LOC131425530 gene encoding MICOS complex subunit Mic10-like — MAQTLAEDQYGRKIDRCLTDTVVKFGGGLVLGGMFSLLFFKRRAWPIIMGSGFGIGMAYTNCERSLNGK, encoded by the exons ATGGCTCAAACACTTGCTGAGGACCAGTACGGCAGGAAGATCGATCGCTGCCTCACCGATACAGTTGTAAAATTCG GTGGTGGTCTGGTGCTAGGCGGTATGTTCTCACTGCTTTTCTTCAAACGAAGAGCCTGGCCAATTATCATGGGTTCTGGTTTTGGGATCGGTATGGCTTATACAAACTGCGAGCGTTCGTTAAATGGCAAGTGA